GGCCGACCTGGCCACTCAGATCGCCGAGTCCGCTGACGCCACGCAGCAGGCCGCCGCGAACTACGAGCTCCAGGCCGAGCGCGACGCCGCGGCCTCCAAGGCCGCTCAGGAGGCCCGTAAGGACCTCGCGGAGGCGAAGCAGAAGGCGGAGGCCAAGGAGAAGGCGGAGGCCGCTCGGAAGGCCGCTGCGGAGGCCGCTGTCTCCCGTTCCGCCGAGCGCGCCACCCTGGCCGCCTCGGACTCCGGCTCAAGCTCCCAGACGTCGCAGGTGGCCGCCCCCGCGAGTGGCAGCGTCGCGACCGTCATCGCCTTCCTCAACGCGCAGTTGGGCGACGCCTACGTCATGGGCGCCACGGGACCCAACGCGTGGGACTGCTCCTCCCTGGTCCAGGCCGCGTTCAAGCAGGTCGGCGTGGACCTCCCCCGGGTCTCGCAGGACCAGTCGATGCAGGGCACGGAGGTGTCGCTCTCCAACCTGGAGGTCGGGGACATCCTCTACTGGGGTGCGAAGGGTTCCGCCTACCACGTGGCGGTGTACGTGGGGAACGGCCAGTACCTGGACGCGGCCAACCCGTCCAAGGGCGTAGTGGTGCAGGACCTGTCGGGATACCCGGCGTCGGGTGCGGTGCGCGTTCTCTGAGCGGACCGTCGAGGATTCACGGGTGAGGGTCGTTGCCGCTGGTGGGCAGCGACCCTTCTCCGCCCCCTGAGGGGGGGTGGCTGTGTGGACGTAGCCCGGCCGGACCGTGCCGTCGTGCGCGGGCTGGACAAGGACGGGAAGCCTCTGGTGGTCCAGGGGACGGGGTACTTCGCGCGCCGTCTGGAGCACGAGACAGACCATGTGAACGGACGCGTGTATCTGGACCGGCTCTCCAAGCGGGAGCGCAGGGGCGCGCTGCGGCAGGTGGCGGACCGTCGCGAGGCGGTGTTCGCGCGACGGACCGCCAAGCAGGAGGCCCTCACTTCCTGAAAGGCCTCCCACTTCCTGAAAGGCCTCTCACCATCTGAAAGGCCTCAGCTCAGGCAACAGCCTCTGGCGGTCACGCCTTCGGCGCCACCTTGCTCAGGCCGTTGATGATCCGGTCCATCGCGTCGCCCCCGGTCGGGTCGGTCAGGTTGGCCAGCATCTTCAGGGTGAACTTCATCAACAAGGGGTGGGTCAGTCCGCGTTCGGCCGCGATCTTCATGACCTTCGGGTTGCCGATGAGCTTCACGAAGGCGCGGCCCAGCGTGTAGTAGCCGCCGTAGGTGTCCTTGAGCACGCGCGGGTAGCGCTGGAGCGCGATCTCCCGCTGGGCCGGTGTGGCCCGCGCGTGGGCCTGGACGATGACGTCGGCGGCGATCTGGCCGGATTCCATGGCGTAGGCGATGCCCTCGCCGTTGAAGGGGTTCACCAGGCCGCCGGCGTCGCCGACGAGCAGCAGGCCCTTCGTGTAGTGGGGCTGCCGGTTGAAGGCCATGGGAAGAGCGGCGCCGCGGATCGGGCCGGTCATGTTGTCGGGGGTGTAGCCCCAGTCCTCCGGCATCGACGCGCACCAGGCCTTCAGCACCTCGCGCCAGTCCAGTTCCTTGAACGAGTCCGAGGTGTTGAGCACGCCGAGGCCGACGTTGGACGTGCCGTCGCCCATGCCGAAGATCCAGCCGTAGCCGGGGAGCAGGCGGTCCTCGGCGCCTCGCCGGTCCCAGAGTTCCAGCCAGGACTCCAGATAGTCGTCCTCGTGGCGCGGAGAGGTGAAGTACGTACGGACCGCGACGCCCATCGGGCGGTCCTCGCGGCGGTGCAGCCCCATCGCCAGGGAGAGGCGGGTGGAGTTGCCGTCGGCCGCGACCACCAGCGGGGCGTGGAAAGTGACCTCGCGCTTGTCCTCACCGAGTTTCGCGTGCACGCCGGTGATGCGGCCGGTGCGGTCGTCGGTGATCGGGGCGCCGACGTTGCAGCGTTCGTACAGGCGGGCGCCCGCCTTCTGGGCCTGGTGGGCGAGCTGTTCGTCGAAGTCGTCGCGCTTGCGGACGAGGCCG
This genomic interval from Streptomyces sp. B21-083 contains the following:
- a CDS encoding C40 family peptidase, which encodes MEESLVPLVPMSHTATAHIRTHRKPRRAGNSSLAMRAGVAGGVLGTLAVAGASSAANAAEPVTQTLELPTLTADLATQIAESADATQQAAANYELQAERDAAASKAAQEARKDLAEAKQKAEAKEKAEAARKAAAEAAVSRSAERATLAASDSGSSSQTSQVAAPASGSVATVIAFLNAQLGDAYVMGATGPNAWDCSSLVQAAFKQVGVDLPRVSQDQSMQGTEVSLSNLEVGDILYWGAKGSAYHVAVYVGNGQYLDAANPSKGVVVQDLSGYPASGAVRVL
- a CDS encoding geranylgeranyl reductase family protein, producing MTEPLSENTADVIVVGAGPAGSTTAYYLAKAGLDVLLLEKTSFPREKVCGDGLTPRATKQLVAMGIDISEEAGWLRNKGLRIIGGGVRLQLDWPELASFPDYGLVRKRDDFDEQLAHQAQKAGARLYERCNVGAPITDDRTGRITGVHAKLGEDKREVTFHAPLVVAADGNSTRLSLAMGLHRREDRPMGVAVRTYFTSPRHEDDYLESWLELWDRRGAEDRLLPGYGWIFGMGDGTSNVGLGVLNTSDSFKELDWREVLKAWCASMPEDWGYTPDNMTGPIRGAALPMAFNRQPHYTKGLLLVGDAGGLVNPFNGEGIAYAMESGQIAADVIVQAHARATPAQREIALQRYPRVLKDTYGGYYTLGRAFVKLIGNPKVMKIAAERGLTHPLLMKFTLKMLANLTDPTGGDAMDRIINGLSKVAPKA